In the Flavobacterium sp. 90 genome, GGAACTTTTGCAGTTATGTACGACGAAAAACAAAAAGCATGGACCATTTTTGATCCTAATACATTGCAATTTAAAAATATTAGTTCACAGATTAATTTTCCAATATTTGATGAAAATGTTGATATGACATCACTTGTAACTGCTTATGGAATTGCAGGTTGGTTAAACAACGGAAACACGATTGTAATTTACGATCAGTTTGATATGTGGGCAATTGACCTTACCAATAAAAAAGCACCATATTCTCTAACTCAGGGTTACGGCAGAAAAAACAATGTAGAATTACGCTATAGCGAAAGTGGCTATATTGGCGATTTAGATCAGAAAAAATCATTTAATTTAATTGGTTTTGATAACGTTCATAAATCAAAAGGAGTTTATAAATTTGCCAATAATACAATCACAAAAGTATCTGCTGATGCGAATTATAATACCAAAATAGAAGCAACGTCAGGAGACAATTCAACTGTACTTTTTACCAAAGAAAGCTATACTATTTTTCCTGATTTATGGTGGGCAACTTCAGCTTTTGGATCACAACAGAAAATTACCGATGTGAATCCGCAACAAAAAGAATATGCTTGGGGAACTTCCAAATTAATTACCTGGAAAGATTTTAACGGAAAAGAAAATCAAGGAAATCTATACCTTCCTGAAAACTATGATAGCAAAAAAACATATCCGGTAATTGTTCATTTTTATGAAAAACATACTGAAGAATTTAATGTGCATCACTTACCGGAAGTTAGTACTTCAAACATCAATATTCCAACTTATGTAAGTAAAGGTTATATTGTTTTTCAGCCAGACGTACATTACGTTTATGGTGCGCCGGGAAATAGCGTTTACAATGATGTAGTTAGCGGAGTAGAATATTTAATCGCAAGCGGCATTACAGAAAAAGGAAAAATTGGGATTCAGGGACATAGTTTTGGTGGTTATGAAACTTCTTTCTTAACGACAAAAACAGATGTTTTCAGTTGTGCGATTGTAGGTTCAGGCGTAAGTAATTTTACGGCAAATTATCCTGTTATGCGATCAAATGGTATTTCAACAATGTTCAAATACGAAGCCGATCAATACCGTATGGGAAGTTCTTTGCATGATAATTTGGAGGGATATATTAAGAATTCGCCACTTTTCTCAGCTAAGAATATAAAAACACCAATTCTTATTTTCCACAATGACAATGATCGCGCAGTTCCTTATCAGGAAGGACAATCTTTGTTTTTTGCACTTCGTCGTTTAGGAAAACCGGCATGGTTGGTAAACTACAAAAAAGAAGGACATACTCTCGAAGATGCCGGAAACAAAAAAGACTGGACAAACAAAATGCAACAGTATTTTGATTATTACTTAAAAGGCGCAGATCGCCCGAGCTGGATGTAAATCATAGGATTATATTATACGCGGATTAAAACGGATTTTTAATTAATTGTCTTAAAAAAAATCTGCGTGTATCAGCGTTTTCGCGATAGCGAATCTGTGTCATCCGCGTTCAATTAAGCTGCTTTTAAACTGTTGTTTGAAGAGACCTTCAATTCACCAGCAAGAACTTCGCATACCATTTTCAAATGATAATTTGAAAAAAAACAATCAAAAAAAGAACATTAAAATAGCAATCAAATGAAAGTAAGAATATTTTTAGCGCATTTTATGATCTTGGGTTTAACTCAGGTTTCAGCGCAGTTTAAAACTACAATTCCACTACGGAAAGACGTTGTACACGGAACATTAAGCAACGGAATGCAGTATTTTATTTTGCATAACGAATGGCCAAAAGAAAGAGCTGATTTTTATTTTGTTCAGAATGTAGGCGCTATTTTAGAAGATGACAATCAAAACGGACTGGCGCATTTTCTGGAACATATGGCTTTTAATGGTACAGAACATTTTAAAGGAAAAGGCATAATTAATATGCTGGCAAAACACGGAGTAACTTTTGGTCGTGACATTAATGCTTACACAGCGCATGACGAAACGGTTTATAATCTAAGTAATGTACCGGTAAAAAATCCGGTTTTATTAGATTCCTGTTTGTATGTTTTGCACGATTGGTCGGGATTTCTATCCTTAAAAGATGCCGAAATTGATGCTGAAAGAGGCGTGATTCATGAAGAATGGCGTACCAGAAGAAATGCCGATTTAAGAATAGGATCGCAACTTGAACCTGTATTATACAACGGTTCAAAATACGGAAAAAGAGATGTTTTAGGCGATATGGATTTGATCGAACATTTTAAATACAAGCAACTTAGAGATTATTATAAAAAATGGTATTTGCCAAATCATCAGGCCGTAATTGTTGTTGGAGATATTGATCCTGTAAAAATAGAACAGCAGATTAAGAAAATAATGGGCTCAATTCCTATGCCTTCAAATCCTGCAGAACGTACTTACGAATCGATTCCTGATAATGATAAATTGTTGTATAAACTGGCTGTAGATAAAGAAGCGCAGCAAACTTCAATTTCATTAAACTTTAAAAAGAACAAACCTGCTGTTCAGGATATTGCTACGTTTGAAAATAGTATTGCAGAGCAATTGGCTTTGCAAATGATGAATAATCGTTTTAGAGAATATACTGTAAACAATGAAACCGCTTTGCTTGGAGCAGGTTTAAGTCTTTCGGGTTTAACACGATTAACGACTTTATTTACCTTAAGCGTTAATCCGAAAAACGGAAGATTATTAGAAGCTTTTCAACAAGCATATACGGAATATGAGCGTGCAATTCAAAATGGTTTTACAAAAGAAGAACTTGATCGTGTAAAAGAAAATATGCGTACCAGTTATGAAAATCAATTAAAAAATAAAGATAAAATTGGTAACGAAAACTGGGCTTCGCAATTGCAGAGTTACTTTCTTGAAGCTTCTCCGGTTATGAGTTTAGAAGATGAGGTTGCATTTGTGAACGCGACTTTGGCTAAACTTGATGTAAATCAGATTAATACAGTATTTCGTGCACTTCCAACAGAAAAAAATCAGATTTTGACGGTTTCAGGTCCTGAAAAAGATAATGTTACTTATCCAACAGAAGCTGATTATACAACGGCAATTCAAAAAATAAAAGCGCAAAAACTAGAACCTTACACAGAAACAGTTGCAAACGCGGATTTAGTAACAGATAAACTTACAGTAAAACCAATTGCTAAAAAGTTTGAAATAAAAGGAATTAAGGAAGCAAAAGGGTATGTTTTAGAAAACGGAGCCAAAGTAATTATTTACCCAACAACGTTGTCTCAGGATCAAATTCTTTTCTCTGCTTTCAGTCAGGGCGGAACTTCTTTATTGTCTGAGAAAGATTTAGCATCGTCACAAATCGCAACCGTTTTGGCTAAAAATTCAGGATTAGGGGAATTTAAAGTTACCGATTTACAAAAACAGCTTTCCGGAAAAACAGTAAAAGTGAGTCCGTTTATTGGGGAACATTACGAAGGTTTTAGCGGAAGCGCCGTTAAAAAAGATCTGGAAACACTTTTAGAATTAACGTATTTATATTTTAAAAATCCAAGATTTGAAACTCAGGCATACAAACGAATCATTGATTATTATAGCAATGCGCTTGAAAATGTAAATGAGAACAATAACAAGATATTTGGCGATACGATTGCTTTATTAGACAGTAATCACAGCAAACGAACGTTTCTTTTGAGCAAAGAAAATCTTGCCGAATTAAAATTTGATGATGCTTCTAAAATCTATAAAGAACGTTTCTCAAATGCTTCTGATTTTACGTTTGTTTTTGTTGGAAACATTGCAGAAAGCGACTTGGAAATCCTTAATAAATTTATTGGAAACTTAGCAGGAAATCAAACTCAGGAAAAATTTACAGATCATAAAATCGGAATGGCAAAAGGATTTGCAAAAGAAAAACTGATTAGAGAAATGAGCGTTCCTAAAACTAGTATTTATGTACATCTTGAGAACAGAAATATTGCGTTTTCTGATAAAAACCAAATTATGGCCTATATGCTTTCTCAATTATTAGACAAAAGATATTTAGATAAAATCAGAGAAGACGAAGGCGGAAGTTATGGTGTACAAACGCAGAGTTCTTTGTCTAAAAATCCAACTCCGGTTTTTTCTCTTAGTGTAAGCTTTGACTGTAATCCAGAGAAAGACAATAAACTGCTTCAAATTGTGTATGATGAATTGGATAACATTGTGAAAAATGATGTTTCAGAAAAAGATTTATCAGACATAAAAGAAGATTTAATAAAAAGCAATCAGCAAAATATTAAGTCAAATTCGTATTGGATGAGCAATATTGTCGATCAGCTAAAAACAAATGACAAGTTTGTAAGCAGTAGTGAATATGAGAAATTAATAAAAAGTATTTCGGTAAAAGACATTAAAAAATATGCAGGCGAAGTATTGCCAAAAGCTGATAAAGTAGAAGTAGTGATGCAGCCTAAAACCGATAAAAAAGCATAACGTTTGTTTTTAATCTTTTAAGAACGGCAATTCTTTATTTTAATTTTAATAGTCTCGGGGGAATAAAAAAACATTCTTTTTTGAAATTTGAATTAGTAATAAAATTTGTAGACTAAAAGAGCTATTTTGCCGGATAGCTCTTTAAATTTTTTTGATTAACCTTAATTTCAAAATACTTAATTTCAAAATAAAAGAAGAGATTAATTTAAAAGAATTTTATTATTTATTTTTAGCAGACCTTTTATAGTTATACAACTTTCGTCTGTAATAGGATTTAAAAATACATTACCCTCAAATTCCAGTTGTATTAGGACCTCTAATATTTTTGCTTCATTTATCCTTTGAAGAGAGATTTGTTCCCCGTAAATCTCTGCTATGTTTGAATCTGATATGATATAATCAGTCAGTTCTGCCAAGGTCCAGAAATGACAGAAAGTGCTGGCAAGTTTGTTTAGTATCATATTAGAAAAAGTTGCTGATGTTTCCATGATTACTGTTTTTATTTTATGTACGATTATTAGCTCACGATGGATTATTTTTTCTTTTATTTTAACGAATATTTATAATTAAATTTTCTGTTTCATAGGTTGTTGATTTGATTCACTGATCTCGGATTCATTCTAAATCTCAAATTTTAGGGTATAAAAAAGTCCTAATTTTCATTAGGACCTTTAGTGTGGAAAAGAGAATTCAAAATTTAGCCAGAACTTGTGTATATTCTGTGTTTTTATTATTATTTAAAAAGTAATGATAACATAAATTAAATAGGTCTTTTGTAAACCGTTACATCATCAACCCACATCATTACGGTTGAAAATAAGTTGATTTTATTAGGATCAATAAAATTAGAATCTTTTGATCCAACATTCAGATTAAAGATGATCGAGTGTGGTCCAAAATTATTTAAGTTAAGATTGCTTGCACTACTATTTGTGTAGGTTGCAACTGTTGTATTATCCACCATTATAGTAACTGTTACAACATTGTTTTTCATTTTCCAATACGACTCATATAAATGCCATCCGCTATTTCCGTTAATATTAAAATTACCAGGATAGTTTCTTTCGGCAGCGTTTCCTATTTGGTTTGTTCCCGAAGAAGTTCCATAAAAAAGATTTGATGTATAACGGCTTGCATTTGGAGCAAAAGAATAACCTTCCATAATATCTATTTCTCCTTTGGTTGGCCACGCATTTTGCTGAACAGACCAGAAAGCAGGCCATGCACCATACGTTTCTGTAAAAGACTTGTAAGTTCCGCCATCCATCGCTACTAATTTAATATTGGCAGAAAGTATATACTCCGTATTGTTTTCAGGCTTATATTGGTAATTAGAAGAAATAAACCCGGATTGATATTTGTACGTGCTCAATTTTGTAGTCTTGATTTCCAAACATTGTTTTCCGTCTCTCCATTGTGTCGTAGGCACTGAACTGGCATAGTCACAATACCATGAATTATAATCTGCACGTTGCTCTTTTGTCCATTGTGACAAACTTGAGCCTACATCAAATGTATCTTCAAATTGTTTGATCCATGGCGCTCCGGCTACTTTGCCTGTACTGGTTTTTGTACTTGCTGATTGTTCTTTTGTCGCTGGATTTGCATCTTCTGCACAAGATGCAAACCCTAAACCTAATACACATGTCACTGTTAATGCTAGCAAATTTAATTTTTTCATAATTTAATTTTTTGGTTTATTAATAGTTGAAGTAAAGTATTATAGTTTTAAAAAATTTAATCTAAGCCTTCCAGAAATCCAGTATGAGAGCTTTTGATAGCAAAATTTGAATCATACAATAAAGGCCAGTCATTCCCTGGGTGGTTAAGTTCCGTGCTAAACGGAATCCAGGATTCGTTGTCTTTCATTCCCCAAATGGTTAAGGCGTATTTATTTGCCGCCGGAAGTGCATTGTATATTTTAACGATCTCTTTATATTTTTCTTTTTGAGCCAGTCTTCTTTCATTTGTAAAAGTTGAAATATCATTAGCCTGATTTACTTGTATATCCAATTCCGAAACGTGAATTTTCAGCCCTTTTGCTACAGCTTTGTTAAGATCGGTTTCGATTTGAGCTTTTGTTGGGTTTAAATAGTTATTATGCATTTGAAAACCAACACCATCAATAAGATTGCTTGCTTTTAAATCATCTATAATGCTATAAACTTTATTTTGTTTTGCAAGATTTGTTGAGGTTGCATAATCATTATAAAACAATAATAAAGAGTTGTCACCAGCTGCGATTGCTGCATCTTTTGCCCATTGAAAACAATCTTTTACATAATTAGCGCCCATTCTTTGCAGAAAAATTGTATTTCTCATAGAAGTGCCGTTATCATCTACAGATTCGTTTACAACATCCCATGATTTTACTTTTCCTGCATAATGCGTAACTACATCTGTGATATATTTTTTTACTTCTGCCTTAAATTCTGCATCAGTACCAGAAAAATCTTTTAACCATTTTGGAACTGAATTATGCCAAACCAAAGCATGACCGTGAACATTGATATTATTAGAGTTTCCATAAGCGACAATTTTATCAGCTACAGTCCAGTTATAAACACCACTTGCAGTAGAAATTTGATCCATTTTCATTTCATATTCGGCAGAAATACTGCTAAATTCATTTTTCAAAATAACATCATAAGGACTTCCGGTTGTTAATTGCGAAGCTTTTATTGCCATACCCACAAAAAATGGATGTGCCAATTTATTTGCTTTTACTTTTAAGAAAGTAGGATCTTCAGGAATGTTACTCGTACCTGTAGTAACAACACTAATAACATTTGAATAACCCGAAATCTCTGTTTCATTTTTTGCTCTAACTCGGTAAAAATATTGCGTTCCTCCAGTTAAACCAACGACAACTTCGTTTAGATCAATAACTTCTTTTGCATTGTAATTTGGGACAAAAGAGGAGAAATTCTCGTTGGTCGAAACATCCAGAAGATAGCTTTTTGCATGGGAAACGTACATCCATTTTGCTCTAAAACCGGTGTCATTCACGTCTTTTGGTGCGTTTGCAACAGGCGTTTCTAAGCCATTAGCCGCTATATTGTCATCTTTTGAACAAGAATTCAAAAAGAAGAAAATACCAGTCAGCATTAGTAAAAATTTAATTTTCATACTGTATTTTATTATAGAATATTCTTTTGTGATTCTGAATATTCTTATTTATAATTTCTGTTTTAAAAAGAGACTGCTTTTTATCACAACCTCTTTTTTATGTTTAAAGAATGAAATTCAAAAACCTTTATTATTGGTAGCGAATTTTAATATTATCGTATTTTATTGCACTTGGATTTGGGGAATCTCCCTGAGCAACTCCAACCTTAATTTCATTGATTTTAGAAGGATCTACTGTTGCAGCTGTATTCGAACCAAAACCGTAATTATCTTTAAAATCACTTAATAATATGGTCTTTGTAGCCCAGTTTACATCAGTTACTTTAAAATTGTAACCATAATTTACGCCATCAATAGTATTCAATTGAATTGCAAATTGAGCACCTACAACATTCGCACTTACATCAATATCTATAAATGTTTTTGAAGCATCATTATTTGAAGCATTTAGGAAACTAGCTCCACCGCCGGCGCTGCTTCCGTTATAACCATTAGCAGTAGAACCTGCCCAAACTAATGTTGCATAACTGCCTGATGGTCCGCCTGTAGTATTGGCGTTAAAACTATCAATATCGCCATAAGCAGTCCAATCGCGTCTGCTGCCGTTTCCGTCAAAATCAGACACAAGAACTACAGTTGCAAAATTGATCGTTTTTTTTGCAGAACCGCCCGGAGTAGTAACCACAAGCTCTGATCCTGTAACTGCATCTGAAGGTAAACCGATGATAATTGAAGTCGACGATTTTAGCGTGTAACTCAATGTTTTTCCTCCTAAAGTGATCGAAGAAATATTATAAAACCAAGTTCCTTCAATCTCTAACGGAAATCCCGGAGTTGCAACAGCCGGAGTTGTCTTTGTAATAGTTGGAACTGGCTGTAAAATTTCAATATTTTTAGTTACAGATCCACTACCTGTTATAAACGTAATTGGCTGCACGCCAAATCTGCTTCCTAGTTTTTCATCAAACGGAATAGTAAAAATAAACGCCTTATCTGAATTATAATTTGGATTGAAACTGATATCAATTTTGTTATCCAGCGTAATTTTCTTTAATCCTTTTAAACCTTCACCTTCAACTCTGACTTTGTTTAATGGAAAAGCCTGATTCAATAGATCTCCGGGTTCAGCAACCATTGCATCTACATTTGCAGTAGGCGCATCATCATTTTGGCAAGCTGTAAAAGAAACCAATGCCAAAAGAATTATAATTCTATATGTTATTTTCTTAATCATAGTAAAAGTTAGTTAAAGTTAAAAGGAACAGGAGGCTCTAATAACGATGGATTAGTATCGATAGCAGTTTGCGGTAATGGCAATTCAAAATAGTTGCTTCCCGGAGTTATTTTTCTTGAAACTAAATCCGTTCTCGCATCATCAGAATAAAAACCTACTTCCTGCTGCGAAATAATCGCTGTTGCTTCAGCCAATCCACGGCGTTTTAAATCAAAGAAATATTGTCCTTCGAGTGCAAATTCGACTCTTCTTTCGTTAAATAAATCATTTCTTGTCAATACTGTTTTGGCTGGTAATCCGGCTCTGGCTCTCACTTCATTAAAAGAACTTAAAGCTGCTGCAGAAGTTGTTGATCCAGCTCCAGCTAAAATTGCTTCAGAATTCATTAATAAAACATCAGAATATCTAAGAATAATTGTGTTTTGTGAAGTTCTCATAAAAAACACATCGTTTCTTTCGGCAGCAGAACCTACAATGTATTTTCTGAAATTTGCTGCAGTCGATGAGTATATTTTTTTATATCTGAAACCACCTTGGTTTTTTAATAATTCAGGATAAAAATCACCATCTGTCATGATTGTATTCTTTTTTCTGGTGTCATTTGGCTCAAAGCCACTTTGCAATGAAATAGAAGGCAGATAAACTCCCCAACCGTCGCCACCGCCAGTAATTCCTGTACCTCCCGGAACGATATAAGCCTGATTTGTATTTTGAGTTCCCCATTCTGTAGCAATTGCTTTCCATTGCAGGGCAAACATACTTTCGGCACTATTGTTATTCTCCGGACTGCTAAATAAGTTTCCGTAATCCTGAATCAAGATATATTGATTTCCGATAATTTTCTGTGTTAAAGCAGCACATTCTCCATATTCGTTCAACGTTAAATGCACTTTTGCAAGAATTCCCATTGCTGCAAATTTGGTTACATATCCTTTTTTTACTGAAGTTGCAGGCAAATTTTCTATAGCATATTCCAAATCTTGTTTTATGAATTTGTAAACATCAGTAACAAGATTTCTTTTAGGTTGTGCAGCCGATCCTGCTTTGCTGATAATAGGCACAGCTCCAAAAGTTCTTACCAGATAGAAATAAGCATTTGCTCTCATAAATCTTGAAATTGCTATGGCATTTTTATAAGACGCTTCAGGCAATTCGCTTTTTCTTGCTTCGACTAAACTCATTAAATTATTCGATTGATCGATAACCGAAAACAAAGAAGTATATCCTTCTGTCAGAATTGGATTTTGTGACGTTACCTGAGCATCTTTAAATTGCGCATAAGCACCATCAAATGTAAAAGCGTTTCCGGCATACATATCTCCAACGGCAATCAGGAATTTATCATTAAAAGTAAACCACGGTTTAAAGTACAAACTCTCAGCAATTCCGTCAAAAGCGGTAACTCCTTCCGGTAAATCAGCCGGCGTTAATTGATTTTCAGATGGTGCATCCAAAAAATCATCAGAACAGGAAAACAAAGACAGCAATGGTATTAACATTCCCATCATAAAAAGTTTAAAAAGTTTTTTCATGACTATTATTTTTTATTTTAATGACTATGAATCATTAAGTTGTTTGTGTTTTTATCAATTTTAGAATTCTAAATTTAAACCCATAGAAGTAGTTCTTGGCACAGGATAACGTCCCAAATCAATACCGCTAAGTGTTATATTTTGATCTAAATTTCCTAAAGCAGGATCAAAACCGGAGTATTTTGTCCAGGTATATAAGTTTTGAACATTGACATACAATCTAACTTTAGATATAAAAGAATTTTTGAATATCTGGCTTGGTAAATCGTAGCTCAAAGAAACATTCTGAATTCTTAAATAAGAACCATCTTCAACAAATCTATTTGAGATTCTACCGTTTCCATTTGGATCATTAAGCGTAATTCTTGGTTCATTTGTGTTTTCGTTTACGCCCGGTTCAAAAGCATTTATAGCTCTTGTACTTACGTTTGCAAATCGATCTCCAAACCCGGGATAAATTCCATCTGTATAATGACGTGTAAAGTTGTAGATTTCGTTGCCTTCGCTTCCGGTTAGCATAATAGATAAACTAAGGTTTTTGTATTTAAAGTTGTTGATAAATGAATACGTGAAATCCGGAATGGCGCTTCCTATCGCTTTTTGATCTTTAGCATCAATTTTTCCGTCGCCATTAAGATCTTTAAAACGAATATCACCAATTCCTGTTCCTGCTTCCTGAATTGGTCCTGCAGCTAATTCTGCAGCATTTTTAAATAATCCGTCCGTAACATATCCGTAGAATTGTCCAACTGGCTGACCTTCTGTAGTTCTGGTAACATTATACAAGTCAAATTGTACTTTTCCTAATAAAGATTTACCTGCACCTTGAAAACTAGTTAGTTCATTATTGTATTTTGAAAAAATAACGGTACTATCCCAAGTAAAATTTTCGGTAACAATATTTCTGGTATTTAAGGTAAGTTCGATTCCTTTCGTTTCAATTTCACCCGTATTCAAATAATAATTAAGCGCACTTTGATTCGACTCGTCATTAATTTGTTTCGTAAGGAAATTAGAAGAATGTTTAACATAATAATCAAAGTCTAATTTTACTCTGTTATTAAGCATTCCTAATTCAAAACCAACATCAAAAGACTTAAGAGATTCCCATTTAATATTTGGATTACCCAAGTTGTCAATTGTTGGAGATACGCCTCCAAATGGAGAAGCCGTCAACGAAAGAATCGTTTGGTATCTGTTTGCCGGAATATTTTGATTTCCAACAGAACCATAACCTGCTTTAAATTTCAAATAATTTACTGTAGAAGATAAAGGCTCAAAAAACTTTTCGTTACTAA is a window encoding:
- a CDS encoding prolyl oligopeptidase family serine peptidase, with amino-acid sequence MKKILLLCALVLSVHSLSAQKKALDEATYDQWKRVGNKALSYNGKWISYSTVFQDENKENTNQLIIQEAPKGKRLVLNNVNDLKFIGKKDWIQYSVNDSTFLQNLKSGVKKLWKSQHYTSALEGTDFLYYTRPEASKGNFFLQRLVCYNLETNDSLSIKNIKASRFIKNNKAIVYVQIEDGKVFLKHGIPGGKQETIYSGKAEDFGDFQLNSNENGGTFTLKGNNSADFNLVYYFNMNTNSVNSLFNYDDITLNDPAFSISKSAYGLDENSSIIQLQVNSNQRPENTQIPRSEIEVWKSMQGTMERRQELLRNTKTLPSEQKFLYDIKNKKVIKAASTGEFDQLAIPESGNFKGFFGMDKKPYTVEVDWTFNERNDIYWIDAQTGKSTKVLTGVFGSVSWNPQGTFAVMYDEKQKAWTIFDPNTLQFKNISSQINFPIFDENVDMTSLVTAYGIAGWLNNGNTIVIYDQFDMWAIDLTNKKAPYSLTQGYGRKNNVELRYSESGYIGDLDQKKSFNLIGFDNVHKSKGVYKFANNTITKVSADANYNTKIEATSGDNSTVLFTKESYTIFPDLWWATSAFGSQQKITDVNPQQKEYAWGTSKLITWKDFNGKENQGNLYLPENYDSKKTYPVIVHFYEKHTEEFNVHHLPEVSTSNINIPTYVSKGYIVFQPDVHYVYGAPGNSVYNDVVSGVEYLIASGITEKGKIGIQGHSFGGYETSFLTTKTDVFSCAIVGSGVSNFTANYPVMRSNGISTMFKYEADQYRMGSSLHDNLEGYIKNSPLFSAKNIKTPILIFHNDNDRAVPYQEGQSLFFALRRLGKPAWLVNYKKEGHTLEDAGNKKDWTNKMQQYFDYYLKGADRPSWM
- a CDS encoding family 16 glycosylhydrolase; this translates as MKKLNLLALTVTCVLGLGFASCAEDANPATKEQSASTKTSTGKVAGAPWIKQFEDTFDVGSSLSQWTKEQRADYNSWYCDYASSVPTTQWRDGKQCLEIKTTKLSTYKYQSGFISSNYQYKPENNTEYILSANIKLVAMDGGTYKSFTETYGAWPAFWSVQQNAWPTKGEIDIMEGYSFAPNASRYTSNLFYGTSSGTNQIGNAAERNYPGNFNINGNSGWHLYESYWKMKNNVVTVTIMVDNTTVATYTNSSASNLNLNNFGPHSIIFNLNVGSKDSNFIDPNKINLFSTVMMWVDDVTVYKRPI
- a CDS encoding RagB/SusD family nutrient uptake outer membrane protein; translation: MKKLFKLFMMGMLIPLLSLFSCSDDFLDAPSENQLTPADLPEGVTAFDGIAESLYFKPWFTFNDKFLIAVGDMYAGNAFTFDGAYAQFKDAQVTSQNPILTEGYTSLFSVIDQSNNLMSLVEARKSELPEASYKNAIAISRFMRANAYFYLVRTFGAVPIISKAGSAAQPKRNLVTDVYKFIKQDLEYAIENLPATSVKKGYVTKFAAMGILAKVHLTLNEYGECAALTQKIIGNQYILIQDYGNLFSSPENNNSAESMFALQWKAIATEWGTQNTNQAYIVPGGTGITGGGDGWGVYLPSISLQSGFEPNDTRKKNTIMTDGDFYPELLKNQGGFRYKKIYSSTAANFRKYIVGSAAERNDVFFMRTSQNTIILRYSDVLLMNSEAILAGAGSTTSAAALSSFNEVRARAGLPAKTVLTRNDLFNERRVEFALEGQYFFDLKRRGLAEATAIISQQEVGFYSDDARTDLVSRKITPGSNYFELPLPQTAIDTNPSLLEPPVPFNFN
- a CDS encoding endo-1,4-beta-xylanase, yielding MKIKFLLMLTGIFFFLNSCSKDDNIAANGLETPVANAPKDVNDTGFRAKWMYVSHAKSYLLDVSTNENFSSFVPNYNAKEVIDLNEVVVGLTGGTQYFYRVRAKNETEISGYSNVISVVTTGTSNIPEDPTFLKVKANKLAHPFFVGMAIKASQLTTGSPYDVILKNEFSSISAEYEMKMDQISTASGVYNWTVADKIVAYGNSNNINVHGHALVWHNSVPKWLKDFSGTDAEFKAEVKKYITDVVTHYAGKVKSWDVVNESVDDNGTSMRNTIFLQRMGANYVKDCFQWAKDAAIAAGDNSLLLFYNDYATSTNLAKQNKVYSIIDDLKASNLIDGVGFQMHNNYLNPTKAQIETDLNKAVAKGLKIHVSELDIQVNQANDISTFTNERRLAQKEKYKEIVKIYNALPAANKYALTIWGMKDNESWIPFSTELNHPGNDWPLLYDSNFAIKSSHTGFLEGLD
- a CDS encoding insulinase family protein; the protein is MKVRIFLAHFMILGLTQVSAQFKTTIPLRKDVVHGTLSNGMQYFILHNEWPKERADFYFVQNVGAILEDDNQNGLAHFLEHMAFNGTEHFKGKGIINMLAKHGVTFGRDINAYTAHDETVYNLSNVPVKNPVLLDSCLYVLHDWSGFLSLKDAEIDAERGVIHEEWRTRRNADLRIGSQLEPVLYNGSKYGKRDVLGDMDLIEHFKYKQLRDYYKKWYLPNHQAVIVVGDIDPVKIEQQIKKIMGSIPMPSNPAERTYESIPDNDKLLYKLAVDKEAQQTSISLNFKKNKPAVQDIATFENSIAEQLALQMMNNRFREYTVNNETALLGAGLSLSGLTRLTTLFTLSVNPKNGRLLEAFQQAYTEYERAIQNGFTKEELDRVKENMRTSYENQLKNKDKIGNENWASQLQSYFLEASPVMSLEDEVAFVNATLAKLDVNQINTVFRALPTEKNQILTVSGPEKDNVTYPTEADYTTAIQKIKAQKLEPYTETVANADLVTDKLTVKPIAKKFEIKGIKEAKGYVLENGAKVIIYPTTLSQDQILFSAFSQGGTSLLSEKDLASSQIATVLAKNSGLGEFKVTDLQKQLSGKTVKVSPFIGEHYEGFSGSAVKKDLETLLELTYLYFKNPRFETQAYKRIIDYYSNALENVNENNNKIFGDTIALLDSNHSKRTFLLSKENLAELKFDDASKIYKERFSNASDFTFVFVGNIAESDLEILNKFIGNLAGNQTQEKFTDHKIGMAKGFAKEKLIREMSVPKTSIYVHLENRNIAFSDKNQIMAYMLSQLLDKRYLDKIREDEGGSYGVQTQSSLSKNPTPVFSLSVSFDCNPEKDNKLLQIVYDELDNIVKNDVSEKDLSDIKEDLIKSNQQNIKSNSYWMSNIVDQLKTNDKFVSSSEYEKLIKSISVKDIKKYAGEVLPKADKVEVVMQPKTDKKA